The DNA sequence TTCCGCTGTGGTGGAAGTCGGTCCAGTTAACTGCGGTTCCCCACCTGTCGATCTCGGCTTGTGCTTGGGCGCGGTGGCTGGCCTTGTCGAATTGGTCAATGATCTGTTGGTCGGTGATCGTAGTTTTAAGGATGTGTGCTGGGTGGCAGGGAACTCGGTGTGCAGGTAGCACCACCACAACACGGTCTTGACCTGGTGATTAAGACTCATGCCACGAGCACGCAGCGTAGTTGGGTATTAATCCCGCCCTCGATCAGGTTCGACGTCCTGGCAATGGGGTCACCTTCACGGTCAAGGGCAGGATCGAGGTAGGTAAACAGCGTGCCTTGTTTGACCAGCGTGTTGAGGGAGTTCTTGGCCTGGATCAGCCGGGCATGGGTGGCAACCCAACGTCCGTCTGGTAGCCGGGTGCGCTGGGCTAGGAACTCCTTGTAGGTGGTGTTCCAGGTGGCGAGTTTGCTCATCCATGCCACTGCCTGGTCAAAGGTAGTGACCTCGAGCAAGGCCTGAGCAAGACTGTAGAGATCAACACCTGCCTGAGTGCGTGGCCGGGTGGTGGTCTTACGCTTGACCGCGCTATAGGCGTGAAAGACACAGCGTTGGATCCGGGTGGTAGGCCAGGTGGTCTTCACAGCGCTGGCGATGCCTTGCCCACCATCGCACACGACAACATCTGGGGGCACGATCCTAGACATCAGTGCTTGCCAGGCGCGGGTGGTCTCACCCTTGGCCACGTACCAGCCAAGCACATGGGTCTTGGTGCAGGCAATAGGAACCACCAGCTTGTGGGACAGGTAGATTCCGTCAACAAAGACCACATGGTTAACCTCCTCAACCAATGGAGAAACTGGCCATAGATGCCAAAATGGTTCGTTACGCCGTCGTATGGTGCGTCCCTTGGGCCCGTGATCGGCCAGGGTGTATTTGCCGGTGACGAAGTCTAAAAACGCACTGAAATGCCGGGCACGGGTATCGTTACGCCGAGACTGTCTTGCCCTACACCCAAGACAGCGGAACCTTGGCCTACCTGCTCGAGTTGAGCCCCATTTTTGCGTCGTGCCACCACAGATTGTGCATCGAGGATTTCCTATCCCCCAATCCAAGCCGATTCAAACCCCGACCTTACCGCGGAATATCAATCAAAAACCGGGATATACCCAACACGACCTGGCCAACCAAGAACTCAAGTCACAACGAGTCCAACCCCCACCTTTTGGCTTTGTAGCAACGAAAGACAGCCCAAAAACCAACACAACCTGACCTATAAGCCTCAACAGCCAGGGAAAACAAAAATCGCAGACCCCGAAGGATCTGCGATTTCATCGTGCGCGAGGGGGGAGTTGAACCCCCACTCCATCACTGGAACACGGACCTGAACCGTGCGCGTCTGCCTATTCCGCCACTCGCGCGTACCCAGAAAGAATAGGGGCATCACACCACCCGCGTCAAATCAGGGTCGTGTGACCCAGGGCACAGGGTCTTTCGAGGAAGGCAGAGGCCACTCCCATCGAACAGACACCGGCATTGACGACTTACAGCATCAACCTGCACGCAATAACACCGGAAACCCCCAACAGGGTCGCAGCAATCACGCAGACATCAACCCATCCAAGCCGCACACGAGCACCACGATCGGCACCATTGCGCGCCTCGATGGAACCACGCATGGACATCGCACGCCCAGTTTCGGCCGCGCCGCGCGAAGTGGCGGACAGGATCGCGGTGATAACGTCGACGCACAGGCGCGCGTACCCGCCCAAGGACAGCGTGGCAACGTCCTGGCCGAGGCGCACTTTGGCTGTATCGAGCACGGCCTGCGCCTGGTCGCGCAGCATCGGCAGGCCCCGCAGGGCCGAGGCCATGACGAGCGACCACTGATCGACCGGCGCACCCAGGAGCCGCAGGGGCGTCAGGAAGAAGCGCAGCGCGGACGCGAGCGCGGCGGTCGGCGTCACCCACGCGACGAGCCCCGACCCCCACAGGACGACGAGCGCCAGGGTGGAGACGCGCAGGAAGAGCTCAAGCCCGTCCCCCACCCACGCACCGATACAGCCTCCAACGAATCCGGAAACCATCCACATAGGCGGACGCGGCGCGACACTGAGGGGGAGGCGAATGATCAGCGACGGCACCAGAAGGAGACCGCTGACGATGCCGAGCGTCGACCAGCGCGGCGAGAGGATCACGCACGTGGTGAGCACCGTCCAGCAGGCGATGAGCGTGCCTGGCCAGGCGCGCGTCAGCGGCGTCGCCCAGGGCAGGGGTCGAGGCAGGGTGAAGCCCGCGCTTCGCCGCGGCTTGGGGCGCGGGGCCCCTTCGCCAAGGGCGGGAGGGGTCCTCGAGAAGCGACCCTCACTGGCACCGCCGCCGGGGCCGGTCGCCCCACAGGCAGAGTATGGTTCGATCACGAGAGCACCCCCTGGGCGAGGTGGCCTCGGGTGTCGCACAGGGAGTCCATGCCCTCGAGGTCGTGGGAGATGACGAGGATGGACAGACCGGCGCGGCGCCGCTCGTCAAGGACGGAGATAAGCAGGTCGCGCGACGCCGCGTCGAGGCCAGCCATGGGCTCGTCGAGAATGAGGACACTCGGGTGGGAGGCGAACAGCCCTGCGAGGGCAACGCGGCGCATCTGTCCACCTGAGAGGTCGTCGATGCCTCGCGAGGCGAGGGCGGGGTCGAGGCCGACCAGTTCCATGGCCTCTGCGACGATACGGTCACCTTCCTCGCGGCTGATCGTGCCCTTGCGATGCGTGGAGCCGGTCCCGATGCGCGGGCCGTGTCCCGCAGCGGCAAGGATGTCGGAGCGCACCGACGGGCGTTGGAGCTGCAG is a window from the Schaalia odontolytica genome containing:
- a CDS encoding energy-coupling factor transporter transmembrane component T; translation: MIEPYSACGATGPGGGASEGRFSRTPPALGEGAPRPKPRRSAGFTLPRPLPWATPLTRAWPGTLIACWTVLTTCVILSPRWSTLGIVSGLLLVPSLIIRLPLSVAPRPPMWMVSGFVGGCIGAWVGDGLELFLRVSTLALVVLWGSGLVAWVTPTAALASALRFFLTPLRLLGAPVDQWSLVMASALRGLPMLRDQAQAVLDTAKVRLGQDVATLSLGGYARLCVDVITAILSATSRGAAETGRAMSMRGSIEARNGADRGARVRLGWVDVCVIAATLLGVSGVIACRLML